Sequence from the Gemmatimonadota bacterium genome:
GACCAACCGGCGGGGCAGTGCCGGCGCCACCATCGACCCGGGCGTCGCCACGGGTGTCCGCATGGTGCCGGGTGGCTCACGCTGGTTCTCGGGTGCGAACGAGACCGTGGCGGATCCGACCGCGCTCATCAAAGTCGGGCATCTCGACGGTGTCGACACCGTCTGGGCGCCGATACACCACACGCCGACGGTGCCTGGCGGGTCCCAATACCCCGGCTCGACGAACATACAGTGCTTCAGCTACTTGTTCTCGGATATGGGCCGAGCAGCGGACGTTAAGTTCACCTGGGGCGCATCTGGAGCCGTTACGGTTACGGACGTAAGCCATAACACGCCGGTAATCTTCAAGCCGACCGTGCAGGCGAGCTACGGCTTCCTGAACACGGACGCAAACGGCAACGGCGTGATCGACTGGGCCGACTTCAATTTCATCAGCAACGTCAGCCCGACTCTGCCTGGGTTGGGCTTCTGCGGCCACACCGACGATCCGGCCAAGCGCATCGCGCTCGAGTCCACGGCGAAGCTGAACCCGATCAGCACGGCGGGTCCGGGCACGGGTGGCCCGTTCCCGGCGAACGGGCAGGGCTTCGGGCTGTACGTCAACGGCGAGCGCTACATCTTCAAGGTGAGCGCGCTGCCGGCCAGCGGACAGGTGTGGACACTGCGCACGTACACCGGACTGCTGCGTGCACCAACGAACTCCCTAACCAATGATCCGGCCGGCTACACGTTCTGGGCGAATCTCCCGCCGTTCGAGCCGCGGCAGCCGATGGTCACCGGGGTGAGGTTCAACGCCCAGTCCACCGCGGCCTCCGAATTAGTGGGCGCGCCTGACATCAGTAAGGTGCACACGGTGCCGGATCCGTATTTCGTGCGCAGCGCGTTCGAGATCGGGCCGGCGAACAAGAAGCTGTACTTCGTGAACCTGCCGCCCCAGGCCATCGTCCGGATCTTCACGCTCAATGGCACGCTGGTGCGGGTGCTCGAGCACAACGATCCGCAGGGCGGCACCCAGCTCGCCTGGGATCTGCGCAACCGGAACAACCAGTTCGTGGCGTCCGGCGTGTACTTCTTCGTCGTGGAGTCCGCCGACGGTCAGAAGAAGATTGGTCGCTTCACCGTGATCCAGTTCGCCAGGTAACCGGATGGGGCGGGGCGGCGCGCTCCGGTGCCCGCCCTGCCCTCGAACCCAGAAGAGAGGTTGGGAGCCATGAAGCGTACGCTCGCACTCCTGGTGGGGCTGTGGCTGGTGCCCGGGCTGCTCCCGGCACAGGTGCCCAACATCCCGCCCACGGAGATTGACAACACGCGCTACGGCGGCACGGCGGCGCAGTTCCTGACGCTGCCCGCGGACGCGCGGGGCGCCGCGCTGGGTGGCGCCTATGCGGCGCTGGTCTCGGATGTCACGGCCATGTTCTGGAATCCGGCGGGGCTGGCGCTCCTGACGCGCAAGGAGGCGGCATTCACCTTCACCGAGTACGTCGCCAGCACGCACCACATCTGGGGGGGCATTGCCTGGCCCCTGGCCGGCGGCGACTGGGGGCTGGGTGTGAGCATCTCGAACTTCGGCTTCGGCGACCAGCCGGTCTATACCGAAGACAATTTCGAGGGGACAGGCGAGACGTACAGCGTGTCGGAGACCGCCATCGGCATTACGGGCTCGTTCCAGTTCTCTGATCGCTTCTCCGTCGGGCTGACGGGCCGCTACGTGAACGAGAGCCTGGCCAACACCACGGCCGCGGGCTTCACCGTCGATTTCGGCACCAACTACCACACGGAGGTTGCGGGCCGGCCGATCCGGGCCTCCTTCGTGGTGGTCAATTTTGGGCTGTCGTTCCAGCCCGAGGGGCCGACCTTGAACACGGACGTGGACCCGATCGAGGGCGGGATGGGTGCGGAGCCGAGCCCCGGGCAGTTCCGCACGAGCGCGGCCGAGCCGCCCACGCAGTTCCGGGTCGGCGTCGCCTATGACGTGCTGGCGGCGGTCAACTCGCGGGTCACACTCCTCTCCGAGTTCTGGCAGCCGAACGACTCGGATCCGGGCTACGGCTTGGCGGCCGAGTATGCCGTCAACCTGGGGTCGAGCCTGAGCGCAGCGGCGAGAGGCAGCTACGCGTACCAGGGCGACAACGCGGAGACGGACCCGGACGCGGGCAAGGCCGGTTTCGGCTCTTCCCTGCAGGACGATGCCAAGTGGGACGGCCTCTCGCTGGGCGGCGGCCTGGC
This genomic interval carries:
- a CDS encoding PorV/PorQ family protein, which encodes MKRTLALLVGLWLVPGLLPAQVPNIPPTEIDNTRYGGTAAQFLTLPADARGAALGGAYAALVSDVTAMFWNPAGLALLTRKEAAFTFTEYVASTHHIWGGIAWPLAGGDWGLGVSISNFGFGDQPVYTEDNFEGTGETYSVSETAIGITGSFQFSDRFSVGLTGRYVNESLANTTAAGFTVDFGTNYHTEVAGRPIRASFVVVNFGLSFQPEGPTLNTDVDPIEGGMGAEPSPGQFRTSAAEPPTQFRVGVAYDVLAAVNSRVTLLSEFWQPNDSDPGYGLAAEYAVNLGSSLSAAARGSYAYQGDNAETDPDAGKAGFGSSLQDDAKWDGLSLGGGLAWKAGAFNLGLDYTYRHLGILPGVNMFSVKLGW